The genomic region TTTATTAATATTGATAAAATCAATTATATTGGTAGTCAATATATTATATTAGTGAATGGAGAGGTTTTAAGGGTAGATAGGCAATACTATGATAAGATGATAGATGCTTATAAGGAGAATTTAATTTATGGTATATGATATATTATTGTCTTCAATATATTTGTTTGTTTTTTGTATTTTTTTGATGTTTTTTCATCATGTAAAGTATGATATATTTTTTATTATGTTTGGATTTTTTGGTGTTTTCACGTTGAGTGTTGTTACAGTTGGACTAGATAGTTATTATATTTTACTTTTCTTTGTTTTTTTAATAATAGCTTTATTATTAAGCTTTAAAATAATGAAATTAAAAATAACGTCTTATGTATTAGCTACTTTGTTTATTGGACTTTTGTTTATTATATCTTGTAATGTTTTTACTTTTGTAATGGCACAATTTGTTATCAATATATCTTTTGAAGAATTGTATTATAATAAAGAATTATGTTTGATTATTAAAACATTGGCAATATTGTTATATGTTGTATCAATTATTAATTATTTATATTTTATAAAAAGTAAAAAAGTTAAGTTTATTGATATTAAAGTAACTAGTTTTGTTTTTATAGAATTAACCATGTTGTTAGCTATTTTTACGTTAGCTTGGTATCTTTTTATAAGAGATGATTTTTATATTAGTTTAACTTTGTTATTTTTAATCTTTGCTTTTGTTGGAATTATTTATCTTTATTACCAAATACAAATATTAGAACAAAAAGAATTGAAACTTGTTTTAGAAAAGCAAAAAGAATTTAATACGAGTGTTACTTATCATAAAATTCATCAATTACGAGAAGAAATAGCAGAAATGGAACATGCTTTAACTGTTGTGTTATTAGATATTAAGGAACATAGTGATAGTTATGATGTAGATGTATTAGTTGATAATTATATTCAAAACTTATCGAAGTATTCTTCTTTATTTATTACTGATAATCCTTTTTTTGATGTTGCAATGACAACAAAATTAAATGAGTTAATGCAATCTGGTAGATTTTGTAAGATCGGAATTTTTATTAGTTGTGATGAGTTTTATGATAATTTAGAATTTGTTACTTTGATGTGTGATATTTTAGAAAGGATGGATAAAATTTGTATTTATAATACAGATATAGATTTATCTATGATCGAGAAAAATCAGTTTACAGTTATTAAGGTGATGGCAACTTGTAGTAAATCGATGATTCATGGTGATTTTAGTTTTATACAGGATAAGGTCCATAACTTAAATGGAAAGTGTCAAATAGAGATAGAGGAAGATATTTCTATTTCTATGTCTTTTAATCGAAATGATGCACCTGTTTTATTTTTATAGTTAAAAAAGATAGTTAAATTTATATTGCAATTAAAAAATGATAATGTTCCTTGTTAGGAACAATTATCTTATGCTATAATCTTGAGAGAATAAAGGAGGTACTTTAAATGTATAAAAAGAATGCATGGGAAAAGTATGATGAAAAAAACTTAGAAAAAGTAATGGAATTTTCACAAGGATATAAGCATTACATTACTGTTGGAAAAACAGAACGAGCTTGTGTAAAGGAAAGTGTTCGTATCGCAGTTGAATTAGGATATAAAGACTTATCTGTTATGATTAAAAATAATGAAGCATTACAAACTGGAGATAAGGTTTTTATTACAAATATGGATAAGAATTTTGCTAGTTTTGTTATTGGTAGAAAACCTTTAGAAGCAGGGTTAAGAATTTTAGGAGCGCATATTGATTCTCCTCGTTTGGATTTAAAACAAAATCCAATCTATGAAAGTGATGGATTTGCAATGGCAGATACTCACTATTATGGTGGTGTTAAAAAGTATCAATGGGTTACTTTGCCACTATCTATTTATGGAGTTGTTTGTAAAAAAGATGGTACTTCAATAGATGTTGTAATTGGAGAAGATGATAATGATCCTGTAGTTGGGATTAGTGATTTATTAATTCATTTATCTCAAGATCAATTACAAAAGAAAGCTGCTAATGTTATTGAAGGGGAAGACTTGGATATTACGTTAGGTTCTATGCCTTTAAAAGGAAAAGAAAAAGATAGTGTAAAAGCAAATATCTTAAAGTTATTAAAAGATAAATATGATATTGAAGAAGAAGATTTTATTTCTGCTGAAATAGAAATAGTACCTAGTGGAAAAGCTAGAGATTATGGCTTAGATCGAAGTATGGTAATGGGATATGGTCATGATGATCGTGTTTGTGCTTATGCTTCTATGTATGCTGCATTTGATTTAGGTGTAGCTGATTATACTACTTGTGCTATATTGGTTGATAAAGAAGAAATTGGTAGTGTTGGGGCAACTGGTGCACAATCATTATGGTTTGAAAATGTTGTTGGTGAAATGATGAATTTAATGGGGGAAACAAACTTCTTAAAAGTACGTCGTGCAATGGCTAATTCAAAAATGTTATCTAGTGATGTAAGTGCTGGTTATGATCCATTATATGCAAATGTAAATGATAAAAAAAATGCTGCTTTTTTAGGACAAGGAGTATGTTTTAATAAATATACTGGTGCTAGAGGAAAAAGTGGATGTAATGATGCGAATCCTGAGTTTGTAGCAACGTTACGTAAGATTATGGATGATCATGATATTCATTATCAAACTGCAGAGCTTGGAAAAGTAGACCAAGGTGGTGGAGGTACAATTGCCTATATACTAGGAAACTATGGTATGAATGTAATTGATGCTGGTGTTGCTGTTTTGAATATGCATGCTCCATGGGAAATTATTTCAAAAGTAGATTTATATGAAGCATATCTTGCTTATAAACTATTCTTAGAAAAAGCATAAAAATGGGTAATTAATACTCATTTTTTTTATTTTAAAACATATTCTATGAAAGGGTGAGTTTATGTTATTAAATAGAAAACAACGTGTTTTAGGACAAGTGGTGGAGGTAAGGAGAATCAAGCAACTTCATTATTTAGTGTATAGTTTTGAAACAAAAGATGGTCAAATAATTCAAGGGATGGATAGTGATAATGAACCTTTAGAGTATATCCTTACAAAACAAGGAATAAAGGAGTATACTTCACAATCCTTTCCAATAAAAAATATAAAGATTATTTATCATAAAAAAAATCCGTGTCAATTTCATGCAAAATACTTATAACAATAGATAGAATCTATGCTATAATTTTTTTAATAAAAAGTAATCTTAGTATTGCTTTTTTATTTTTAGAAAAGAGGTTTACAATGAAGAAAATAAATATTGGGATATTAGCTCATGTTGATGCTGGGAAAACGACACTTAGTGAAGCTTTACTTTATCAATGTGGAGCAATAAAAGATATGGGTAGAGTAGATCATGGTAATGCTGTTTTAGATTTTGATAATATGGAAAGAAAAAGAGGAATTACGATTTATTCAAAAGAAGTATCTACTAATTATCGTGAATTATCGATTACTTTGGTGGATACACCAGGTCATCTTGATTTTTCTTGTGAGATGGAAAGAACATTGCAAGTATTAGATATGGCAATTGTCGTAATAAGTGGCACAGATGGCTTACAAAGCCATCATGAGACTATTTTTAAATTATTAGATCATTATCAAGTACCAGCAATGTTATTTATTAATAAAATGGATATTTCTTATTTATCAAAAGATGAAATAGTAGAACAAATTCAACATAAATGTAATCTTGAAGTAATTGATTTTTCTTTAGAGAAAGATAAGTTATTAGAATCAATTGCAGTTATAGAAGATTCTTTATTAGAAAAATATTTAGAAACAAATAAAATAGATGATCAAGATATTCAATTATTAGTTCAACAAAGAAAGATAGTTCCTTGTTTTAATGGTTCAGCATTAAAAAATAAAGGTATTGAAGAACTTTTAGAAGGAATATATCGATATCATCCAATAATAGAATATTCAAAAGGATTTGGTGCAAGAGTTTATAAAATTAGTTTTGATGAGTTTGGTAATCGCTTAACTCATTTAAAAATAACGGGTGGTTGTTTAGAAAATAAAACTGTTCTTTTTGAAGGAAATAAAGTAGATCAAATTAGGATCTATCAAGCTAATAAATATGAAATGGTACAATCAGTACAAGCAGGTACTATTTGTGTGGTGAAAGGGATTCCTAATTTACAGGCAGGATATGGGTTAGGATTTGAAAATAATCGTCAAGAAGTCTATTTAACTTCTTATATGAATTATCAAATTATTTTACCAAAAGATGTTGATAGCTTTGAAGTTTTTCCTAAACTTAAAAGATTACAAATTATTGATCCACAGTTAAAACTAACTTATGATCAACAACAAACACTTTCTATTCATGCAATGGGAGAAGTTCAATTAGAAGTAGTGAAACAAACAATAAAAGATTTATTTTTAATGGATGTTCAGTTTATGCCAGGACAAATCATTTATAAAGAAACAATTAGAAATGGTATAATCGGTGTTGGTCATTTTGAACCATTACGTCATTATAGTGAAGTTCAATTGTATGTAGAACCTAATGAATTTGGAAAAGGGATAGAAATAAATAGTGTTGTACACCAAGATGATTTATCAATGGCATATCAAAACTATATCACAAAGATACTAAAAGAAAATACGATTCCAGGTGTCTTAACTGCTGGAGAATTAACTGATTTAAAGATTACTTTAATTGCTGGAAAAGCACATTTGAAACATACAGAAGGTGGCGATTTTTATGAAGCTACGATACGAGCTTTACGTAATGCTCTTTATTTAGGGGATTCTATCTTATTAGAACCTTATCAAAATATAACAATATCTTCACCAAATCATTATTTATCAAAAATAATGTTTGACTTAGATAACAAACAAGCAACATATACAATGAGTGTGGATACTAATGGAAATACAGTTTTTCATGGAATTGCACCAGTACAATATTTTCAAGACTATCCAACCTATATTCAATCAACCTTTAAAGGAGAAGTTGAATATCAATCTTCTTTTTATGGATATAAAGAAGTTATCAATCAATCTAATCTTATTCAAGAACAAAGTTATGATGCCCTAGCAGATACTAATTTTCCTTGTGGGTCTATTTTTTGTAGTCATGGAGCTGGATTTTATGTTGCTCCAGAGAAAGTTTGTGATTACCAACATATCGTAACAAATTATAAAAAAGAAACTAAATCTTCTCATTATACAAAGATGACTTCAAGTGATTGGGATTTAGAAACTATTTTTGAGAGAACTTATGGAAAAGTGGAAACTAAGCTTTTTGAAGAAACGAAAAAAACACCTAGTATAGTGCCTTCTAATACAGTAAAGAGTAAACCAATATTTATGTTTGTAGATGCCTATAATGTGATTCATGCATGGCAAAAAACAAAAGATGTTATTTTTGATTCGGTGGAAGATGCCAGAGATATTTTAATTGAAATGTTATGTGATTATCAAGGGTATCGAAATATACGTATATGTGCTGTTTTTGATGCTTATAAAGTAAAAGAGGGAAGAGGATCGATTAATAAATATTCCAACATAGAAGTTGCTTTTACAAAAGAAGGACAAACAGCGGATATGTATATCGAAAGAAATATGACACAATTTCTTGATGAATATCAAATAATAGTTGTTTCTAGTGATGGATTAGTACAAACTATTTCACTAGCCAAAGGGGCTAGAAGAATGTCGAGTCGAGAACTTGTTTTAGAATACCAACACTTTAAAAAATCAAATGCAACAAAAATTATTTCAAAATAAAAAACGCATAAGCGTTTTTTTATTTGTTTAATAAAGAATAAGCGATACTTGAAAAAATAATAGCTCCTTTTTTCAAGATTATTTCATCATAATCATAATTAGTACTATGCAAAGTGGCAATACCATCACTAATCAATTTTAGATAAGTCGATTTCCCTCCATGTACTTGAACATAATACATCATATATGAAAAATCATCACTTGCTCCTAAAGGACTATACATATGTTCACTAAATTCAATCCCACCTAAATGTTGATTTGAAATGTCTAAAATATGTTGAATGAAGGATTCATCACTAGACAGGGCATAAGCTTTTCCCATTTCTTCTACTTCTACATGGGTATCATGCATGATTGCAGCACCTTGAATGACATCACGAGCATAAACTTCCATATAACGATTTAATTCCGTACTAGCCCCGCGTACTTCAATTTCTAATTTTGCACTTTCAGCAACTACATTTCTTCCAGTTCCAGCATGAATTGTCCCAACATTGATGCGAGTACAACCATTACTGTTACGAGGAATGGAGTGTAAATTTGTAATACAAGCAGCAGCTGATAGAATAGCGTTACGGCCAAATTGAGGAGTCTCTGCAGCATGGGTGGAAACCCCATGATACGTAACATCCAGTTTTGTTGTGGCAAAGGATTCATTCATACCCCCATAACAATCCGCATTTTTATCATTGTCTGTCCGTGGAAAAATATGAGCAGCATATAAATAATCCACATCATCTAAAATGCCTTTTTTAACCATGCTTTTTGCACCACGAACACCTTCTTCAGCAGGTTGGAAAATAAGCTTAATGGTACCATGTAATTGTTCTTTTATATTCATTATTATTTTTGCAGTTGTTAGTCCAATAGCAATATGACCGTCATGACCACAAGCATGCATAATATTCTCACTACTTGATTGAAAACCATTTGAATAAGGGAAATGGGATAAAGAACAGTCTTCATTGACACCCAATGCATCTATATCAAAACGCATTGCAACAGTCGGACCTTGACCACATTCCAAAGTTGCCACCACACCTGTAAAACCATCTTTCACAAGCTCTAAATACTTACTTGAAAAACCAGAATCTTTTAAACTTTGATAATGTTCTTCAAATGCACTATTTGATGGTAATCCCATTCGAGACTTATGGCAAATAACATCTCTTCCAGTCATTACCTGATAACCAAGTTCTTCTAAATATTCACTGATAATGCAACTAGTACGCATTTCTAACCAACCAATTTCAGGATTTCTATGAAAATCACGTCGTAGTTGAACAGTTTCAGGATAGTATTTGTTTGCTAGATTTATTATTTGTGTATACATATGCTCACCTCGTTTCTATTATAACTTATTTTTAGATTTTTTGTTTCTTTTTTTAAAAAGATAGTTTACTAACCTTAAATAAAATTGTTTCATAGGACTAGATAGTAGGACTAAAATAATACATAAGATAATCCCCCAAAAGGAATATTAGTTAAGTATAAAAAATCTCTAAAGATAAATAATGTAGCATAAAAACCAAATTGCATAACAATAACAATTATTTTACGATAGCGAGATAAAGGACTATAAGTATCTTTTAAAGCAATCATATAATTCCAACCTGCAAATAAAACACAAATGGTACATAATAGAGAAGTATCATATCCTGTATAGTAACCAACATTCACTAATAGCGAACATGTAATTGCGATGGTACATGAAGTAGGTAAGGCATTAAAAATAACTGTTTGTAAAAATGGTTTTGTAACAAGGTTATAATTTTTTTCATATGCTAATAAAAAACAAGGAATCCCAACACCAAAAGAAGATAGAATAGATAATTGTATTGGTACAAATGGATAAGTTGTACCAAATACAATGGTAATAATACAAAGAATAATAGAAAAGAAAGTTTTTATTAAAAACATGGATCCACTAGCAGTAATATTATTAATAACTCTTCTTCCCTCATTTAAGGCATCATGAATTAAATCAAATTGATTATCTAATAAAACAATATCTGCACTATGCTTACAAGCTTCATTTCCATTATTAAAAGCAATCGAACAATCAGCTTCCTTAAAAGCTAAAATATCATTAATACCATCTCCAGTCATAGCAACTGTATGATTCATTTCTTTTAAACAAGAAACTATTTCTTGTTTTTGTTCTGGAGTGACACGACCAAATAGCCTATATTTCTCTAATGCTTCTTTTATTTGTTTTTTTGAATCTAACTCTAAGCCATTTACAACACGACTTGCATCCAATCCTGCAGTTTTAACAATATTCGCAATCGTTAAAGGATCATCACCAGATAACACATAACATTGAATACCTTGTTGTTGGAAACGATCTAATGACTCTTTGACATTATCACGCAGACAATCGGATAATAAAATAATTCCTAATAGTTGTAAATTTTGAACATTTTGTTCTTGAATGGCATCCAAACTATGGGCTAATACTAAAACACGATATCCTTGACTTGCATAATATGCTACATCTTGATTATATTGATTACAAAACAAGGATTGATAAGCACCTAAATAATAAGTACCTAAGTTTTCAAAGTGAACAGCACTATATTTTCTTTTAGAAGAAAATGGCAAAACAAAGGTAGTTTGATAGGTTGATTTTGGCAGAAAACTAGCTTGCAGCGCAATGGAAGTACTATTGGTATCTTCTAATGAAAATAACATATTGGAAATGATTTCATTTATATTTGAACAATGATAAGAGATAGTATCATACACCTTTAATTGGCCAGTTGTGATTGTACCTGTTTTATCTAAGCAAAGAGTATCCACATAGGCTAATGTTTCAATACAAAACAATTCCTGTACCAAAACTTTTTTTCTTAATAAAGTAACGATACTAATACTTAACGTAATTGAAATAAGCAAAACAAGACCTTCAGGAATCATTCCTAAAACAGCAGCAACACTATTAACCACACTTTGTTCCAAAGTTAGGTTTGTAATATAATATTGTTTACAAAAAATTAAAATACCTAAAGGTACAATGATTTTAGAAATCTTTTTCAATATCATTTGGATACTTTCTTTTAATTTAGAAATAGGTGATTTTTGTAATTTTGCTTTTTTAGTAAGTTGGTTTATATAGTTCTCGTTTCCAACACATTGAATCTTCGCAACACATTTTCCTGATATTAAATAAGTTCCAGAATAAATTATATCATCAATTGTTTTTATTACTGAGTTACTTTCACCTGTTAACATTGCTTCATTAACTTCAATCGTACCTTGTAATAGAATACTATCACATGGTATTTGTTGACCTGAATATAAGATAATAAGATCATCTTTTACTAGTCTATCTTGGTTTATTTCAACACAATCATAATCACGAATAGCCTGATAAGAAGATTGTTCTAAAAAAGATATTTGATCGAGTAGTCTTTTCGCTTTTACTTCTTGAATGATACAGATGGTAGTATTAGTGAGAATAATAAAAATAAATAATCCATTATGATAAGATTCAACAAAACATACACAACAAAATAAGATAAAATTAATAAAATTAAAGAAAGTAAATACATTTTTAAGGACAATAGAACGATATGATTTTGTATTATAATCGATTTTAGAATTAACTTCGTTATTTTGGATTTTAATTAAAACCTCTTGATTTGTTAATCCTTGATAATGTTGATCGTTTAGATACATATTCTCACCTCCTTAAATTGAGTATACACTAGAAAACATAAGAAAAAAACAGATTCTATAATATTTTAAATTTTGTTAAAAAAATGTTTTCTTTTTGTTAATTTTAGTATATTATGCAAGTGTTGTTAATAAATGTATATTTTTAGGGGGAACTTCAAGGGTGAGGATACAAGTATCGGGGAATACTATTGTAAGGGTATCTAATGAGTATCAACATCGAGAGATGTTGACGAATCGGAATATCCCAGATATGACACATCGTAGCATAGGAAAGCATGTATCTAGATCGGTTTTATCGGGGGATAATTATTCTAGATGCCAAAATATAAAATATAACAAATCAATGGAACAAATTGTTATCCATGAAAAATATAAAAACACAAGAGATATTATCAATAGGTTAAAGAAAATGAAGTTATAATAAAGAGATAAGATTGTATACAATCTTATCTCTTTATGCTATAATGAGAAAACATAAAGGGGGACGGGTTATGAAAGAATTAAAAAACTTTATAACAAATAGGGAGAAAGAAAATGAAATAGATAATAATCTATTTAAAAAATATGAAGTAAAAAAAGGTTTACGTAATGAAGATGGTACGGGGGTGCTTGTTGGATTAACGAAAATCGCAGATGTTGTTGGATATTATATGGAGGATGGTCATAAGCATGATTGTGAAGGACGTCTGTTTTATCGTGGGGTCGATGTAGCAGATATTGTTAAGAACGAATCACAACGTTTTTTGTTTGAAGAAACATGTTTTTTGATTTTATTTGGTTATTTACCAAATGAAAAAGAACTTGAATCTTTTAAAACAGAATTAGCAAAACGATATGTTTTACCAAAAGGATATTTAGAAGCAAGATTATTAGGATTTCCTAGTAAGAATTTAATGAATAAATTACAACAAGAAGTATTAATGCTTTATTGTTATGATCATGATGCTGATAATATATCAGTTGATGCAACGATGGATAAAGGATTGGATTTAATAGCAAAAATTCCTTCTATCGTATGTTATGCATATCGCTCTAAAGTTCATTTCTATGATAAAGAAAGTTTATTTATCCATCAAATTCATCCAGAATTATCTATTGCAGAAAATATATTACATTTATTGCGTGATAATAAAGAGTTTACTGCAAGTGAGGCTTATATATTAGATTTATGTTTGGTATTGCATGCGGATCATGGTGGTGGGAATAACTCTACTTTTACTAATGTTGTTATTAGTTCTACAGGGACTGATATTTATTCTTCTTTTGCTGGAGCAATTGGTTCTTTAAAGGGACCTAGACATGGTGGTGCAAATTTAGCAGTTAAAAAGCAGATGGAAACAGTCTTAAATGTAATGGATTGCCAGGCTAGTGATCAAGAAATAGAAGCAGTGGTTTGTAAAATATTAGATGGATCATTTAATGATAATAGTGGATTGGTTTATGGAATAGGGCATGCAGTTTATACAAAAAGTGATCCTAGATGTCAATTATTATCAAAACAATGTCATCTTTTAGCTATTGAAAAAGGACGTGAAGAGGAGTATTTATTCTATCAACGTTTTGAAAAAATAGCGATAGAAACTATTTATCAAAAAAAGGGTGTCGCTGTTTGTGCTAATGTAGACTTCTATAGTGGATTTATTTATGATATGTTAGAAATCCCAAGTGAACTATATACACTAATGTTTGTTATTGGTCGAACTGTAGGGTGGTTAGCTCATAATATTGAAAATAAATTATTCTCTAATCGTATCATTCGTCCAGCCGCTAAATATGTAGGAGACAAACAAGAATATAAAGACAGAGATAA from Tannockella kyphosi harbors:
- a CDS encoding aminopeptidase — encoded protein: MYKKNAWEKYDEKNLEKVMEFSQGYKHYITVGKTERACVKESVRIAVELGYKDLSVMIKNNEALQTGDKVFITNMDKNFASFVIGRKPLEAGLRILGAHIDSPRLDLKQNPIYESDGFAMADTHYYGGVKKYQWVTLPLSIYGVVCKKDGTSIDVVIGEDDNDPVVGISDLLIHLSQDQLQKKAANVIEGEDLDITLGSMPLKGKEKDSVKANILKLLKDKYDIEEEDFISAEIEIVPSGKARDYGLDRSMVMGYGHDDRVCAYASMYAAFDLGVADYTTCAILVDKEEIGSVGATGAQSLWFENVVGEMMNLMGETNFLKVRRAMANSKMLSSDVSAGYDPLYANVNDKKNAAFLGQGVCFNKYTGARGKSGCNDANPEFVATLRKIMDDHDIHYQTAELGKVDQGGGGTIAYILGNYGMNVIDAGVAVLNMHAPWEIISKVDLYEAYLAYKLFLEKA
- a CDS encoding translation factor GTPase family protein, yielding MKKINIGILAHVDAGKTTLSEALLYQCGAIKDMGRVDHGNAVLDFDNMERKRGITIYSKEVSTNYRELSITLVDTPGHLDFSCEMERTLQVLDMAIVVISGTDGLQSHHETIFKLLDHYQVPAMLFINKMDISYLSKDEIVEQIQHKCNLEVIDFSLEKDKLLESIAVIEDSLLEKYLETNKIDDQDIQLLVQQRKIVPCFNGSALKNKGIEELLEGIYRYHPIIEYSKGFGARVYKISFDEFGNRLTHLKITGGCLENKTVLFEGNKVDQIRIYQANKYEMVQSVQAGTICVVKGIPNLQAGYGLGFENNRQEVYLTSYMNYQIILPKDVDSFEVFPKLKRLQIIDPQLKLTYDQQQTLSIHAMGEVQLEVVKQTIKDLFLMDVQFMPGQIIYKETIRNGIIGVGHFEPLRHYSEVQLYVEPNEFGKGIEINSVVHQDDLSMAYQNYITKILKENTIPGVLTAGELTDLKITLIAGKAHLKHTEGGDFYEATIRALRNALYLGDSILLEPYQNITISSPNHYLSKIMFDLDNKQATYTMSVDTNGNTVFHGIAPVQYFQDYPTYIQSTFKGEVEYQSSFYGYKEVINQSNLIQEQSYDALADTNFPCGSIFCSHGAGFYVAPEKVCDYQHIVTNYKKETKSSHYTKMTSSDWDLETIFERTYGKVETKLFEETKKTPSIVPSNTVKSKPIFMFVDAYNVIHAWQKTKDVIFDSVEDARDILIEMLCDYQGYRNIRICAVFDAYKVKEGRGSINKYSNIEVAFTKEGQTADMYIERNMTQFLDEYQIIVVSSDGLVQTISLAKGARRMSSRELVLEYQHFKKSNATKIISK
- a CDS encoding amidohydrolase; the encoded protein is MYTQIINLANKYYPETVQLRRDFHRNPEIGWLEMRTSCIISEYLEELGYQVMTGRDVICHKSRMGLPSNSAFEEHYQSLKDSGFSSKYLELVKDGFTGVVATLECGQGPTVAMRFDIDALGVNEDCSLSHFPYSNGFQSSSENIMHACGHDGHIAIGLTTAKIIMNIKEQLHGTIKLIFQPAEEGVRGAKSMVKKGILDDVDYLYAAHIFPRTDNDKNADCYGGMNESFATTKLDVTYHGVSTHAAETPQFGRNAILSAAACITNLHSIPRNSNGCTRINVGTIHAGTGRNVVAESAKLEIEVRGASTELNRYMEVYARDVIQGAAIMHDTHVEVEEMGKAYALSSDESFIQHILDISNQHLGGIEFSEHMYSPLGASDDFSYMMYYVQVHGGKSTYLKLISDGIATLHSTNYDYDEIILKKGAIIFSSIAYSLLNK
- a CDS encoding HAD-IC family P-type ATPase: MYLNDQHYQGLTNQEVLIKIQNNEVNSKIDYNTKSYRSIVLKNVFTFFNFINFILFCCVCFVESYHNGLFIFIILTNTTICIIQEVKAKRLLDQISFLEQSSYQAIRDYDCVEINQDRLVKDDLIILYSGQQIPCDSILLQGTIEVNEAMLTGESNSVIKTIDDIIYSGTYLISGKCVAKIQCVGNENYINQLTKKAKLQKSPISKLKESIQMILKKISKIIVPLGILIFCKQYYITNLTLEQSVVNSVAAVLGMIPEGLVLLISITLSISIVTLLRKKVLVQELFCIETLAYVDTLCLDKTGTITTGQLKVYDTISYHCSNINEIISNMLFSLEDTNSTSIALQASFLPKSTYQTTFVLPFSSKRKYSAVHFENLGTYYLGAYQSLFCNQYNQDVAYYASQGYRVLVLAHSLDAIQEQNVQNLQLLGIILLSDCLRDNVKESLDRFQQQGIQCYVLSGDDPLTIANIVKTAGLDASRVVNGLELDSKKQIKEALEKYRLFGRVTPEQKQEIVSCLKEMNHTVAMTGDGINDILAFKEADCSIAFNNGNEACKHSADIVLLDNQFDLIHDALNEGRRVINNITASGSMFLIKTFFSIILCIITIVFGTTYPFVPIQLSILSSFGVGIPCFLLAYEKNYNLVTKPFLQTVIFNALPTSCTIAITCSLLVNVGYYTGYDTSLLCTICVLFAGWNYMIALKDTYSPLSRYRKIIVIVMQFGFYATLFIFRDFLYLTNIPFGGLSYVLF
- a CDS encoding citrate synthase, with protein sequence MKELKNFITNREKENEIDNNLFKKYEVKKGLRNEDGTGVLVGLTKIADVVGYYMEDGHKHDCEGRLFYRGVDVADIVKNESQRFLFEETCFLILFGYLPNEKELESFKTELAKRYVLPKGYLEARLLGFPSKNLMNKLQQEVLMLYCYDHDADNISVDATMDKGLDLIAKIPSIVCYAYRSKVHFYDKESLFIHQIHPELSIAENILHLLRDNKEFTASEAYILDLCLVLHADHGGGNNSTFTNVVISSTGTDIYSSFAGAIGSLKGPRHGGANLAVKKQMETVLNVMDCQASDQEIEAVVCKILDGSFNDNSGLVYGIGHAVYTKSDPRCQLLSKQCHLLAIEKGREEEYLFYQRFEKIAIETIYQKKGVAVCANVDFYSGFIYDMLEIPSELYTLMFVIGRTVGWLAHNIENKLFSNRIIRPAAKYVGDKQEYKDRDKRS